In Pedobacter heparinus DSM 2366, the following are encoded in one genomic region:
- a CDS encoding c-type cytochrome, whose translation MRRYFIGLLFLFAVATIIFSCQDAGKIKQDVYYVNGRDLYLKHCQNCHGANGEGLGTLTPPLTDTIFLKVNKQKLACFIKNGIKEPITVGGLEYEGTMPGFANLQNIDIAQLLVYISNSFGNHQGMYTYEQVAKDLKSCK comes from the coding sequence ATGCGCAGGTATTTTATAGGTTTACTGTTTTTATTTGCTGTTGCCACCATCATATTTTCCTGCCAGGATGCCGGCAAAATTAAACAGGATGTTTATTATGTAAATGGACGTGATCTGTACCTGAAGCATTGCCAGAACTGTCATGGGGCCAATGGCGAAGGCCTGGGTACTTTAACACCGCCACTAACCGATACCATCTTTTTAAAAGTAAACAAACAAAAACTGGCCTGTTTTATTAAAAATGGTATAAAAGAGCCCATTACAGTGGGTGGGCTGGAGTATGAAGGCACTATGCCAGGTTTTGCCAATCTTCAAAACATAGACATTGCCCAGCTCCTGGTTTACATTAGTAATTCATTTGGCAATCATCAGGGGATGTATACTTATGAGCAGGTAGCCAAAGATCTTAAAAGCTGTAAATAG
- a CDS encoding PepSY-associated TM helix domain-containing protein — protein sequence MTTGNKNSVPNKKSKDTLFTRINKWLHLWLGLASGIIVLIVCLTGCIWVFNEEINGLLEPKTRIEKQDKPVLTPGQLSAIVARDYPDKLPAYATYQQGRTINLNLKDKVEKKGRGERGAGRRGGGTTLKINPYTGAVVVTEVRKKNETDFFRFILNGHRFLWMPYEIGRPIVNYGTLVFVLLLITGLIWWYPKKWNKSTRDKSFKVKWGASFKRVNLDLHNVLGFYSLLFLLAIALTGMVYGIKWYSEGLYWVTTGGEKLAEFKRLESDSLQANKYYTPEAAMDLAWNKVIAKHPKSQGFYYNFPDTSKAKATIGITVYPNTGQFYNSQGYTFDQHTAKELPRADIYSTAYAEAGLGGKLRKMNYDIHVGSILGFPGKVMAFLASLIGASLPITGFLIWYGRKFKKKKKPVKETGHVVQKLAGKKKVAIAVADEVPL from the coding sequence ATGACTACAGGAAACAAAAATTCAGTTCCAAATAAAAAGAGTAAGGATACTCTTTTTACCAGGATCAATAAATGGCTTCACTTATGGCTGGGGCTTGCCTCCGGTATCATTGTGCTGATTGTTTGTCTAACAGGTTGTATCTGGGTATTTAATGAAGAGATCAATGGCCTGCTGGAACCAAAAACAAGAATTGAAAAACAAGATAAACCCGTACTCACACCCGGACAGTTGTCGGCCATTGTAGCCCGCGATTATCCAGATAAACTACCGGCATATGCCACTTATCAGCAGGGGCGTACCATTAACCTTAACCTGAAAGATAAAGTAGAAAAAAAAGGAAGGGGCGAAAGAGGAGCTGGAAGAAGGGGCGGGGGTACTACCCTTAAAATTAACCCCTATACCGGAGCAGTGGTGGTTACGGAAGTCAGAAAAAAAAATGAGACTGATTTTTTCAGGTTCATTCTGAACGGTCACCGGTTTCTTTGGATGCCTTATGAGATTGGCCGGCCTATTGTAAATTATGGAACCCTGGTATTTGTACTGCTCCTGATTACAGGTCTGATCTGGTGGTATCCCAAAAAATGGAACAAATCTACGCGCGACAAGAGTTTTAAGGTCAAATGGGGAGCTTCGTTTAAAAGGGTAAACCTCGATCTGCACAATGTACTGGGTTTTTATTCATTGCTGTTTTTGCTGGCCATTGCACTTACGGGTATGGTCTATGGCATTAAATGGTATAGTGAAGGTTTATATTGGGTAACCACCGGAGGAGAAAAACTGGCAGAATTTAAAAGGCTGGAATCAGATTCCCTGCAGGCCAATAAATATTATACACCAGAGGCGGCTATGGATCTGGCCTGGAATAAGGTCATTGCAAAACATCCAAAATCGCAGGGCTTTTATTATAATTTCCCGGATACTTCAAAAGCTAAGGCTACAATCGGCATTACAGTATATCCCAATACTGGTCAGTTTTACAATAGCCAGGGTTATACTTTTGATCAGCATACGGCTAAAGAACTCCCCAGGGCAGATATCTATTCCACAGCTTATGCTGAAGCAGGCCTTGGTGGCAAGCTCCGTAAAATGAATTACGACATTCATGTAGGAAGTATACTTGGGTTTCCGGGTAAGGTAATGGCCTTTCTGGCTTCATTAATAGGGGCAAGTCTGCCTATAACAGGGTTTTTGATCTGGTATGGCCGGAAATTTAAAAAGAAAAAGAAGCCTGTAAAAGAAACAGGCCATGTGGTTCAAAAGCTGGCCGGAAAAAAGAAGGTAGCAATAGCAGTTGCTGATGAAGTGCCGCTTTAG
- a CDS encoding DUF4374 domain-containing protein, translating into MKAKLTKAIMAVAFAAALTSCKKDKNNIPENPGNFVLAVTPIASTGVADYLVTASSLDEGAVSIIGNGVEQDGTYRYYVTANNKFFSMLYGQGNPGAVTSYDVKDGKLNKLSNFVSETVQAFAPVNEDILMLKIPRTINETGATLANYYRVNTNNSTAISGEGTIDAIAPTGNGEIAHFSWIKQVGTKVFAPFFSIKNRSFETDYPDFAGIAVYSYPAMQLEKVIKDTRTSFIGRYFVDGLGLVENGDVYAFSSSVAVNGGVLTSTKPSAITRIKAGTTEFDQSYFYNFETISGGYVVTNWIYIGSNNFIANVTPKAEKGAYVTGKQLAVVNVADKTFKLISGTPAAADIQTVTTNNYAPNDGKHAYIGFNLKDGTTYVYKIDAAAGTAVKGLKVEGGLITAIQHLP; encoded by the coding sequence ATGAAAGCAAAGCTTACAAAAGCGATTATGGCTGTTGCATTTGCAGCAGCATTAACTTCCTGCAAAAAAGATAAAAATAACATACCTGAAAATCCAGGTAACTTTGTACTCGCTGTTACACCAATTGCCTCTACCGGGGTTGCCGACTATCTGGTAACCGCCAGCAGCTTAGATGAAGGTGCGGTATCTATTATAGGAAACGGAGTGGAGCAAGATGGTACCTACCGTTATTATGTAACGGCCAATAACAAGTTTTTCAGTATGTTGTACGGACAGGGAAATCCAGGTGCTGTAACTTCCTATGATGTGAAAGACGGTAAATTAAACAAACTTTCTAATTTTGTTTCAGAAACCGTTCAGGCTTTTGCACCGGTAAACGAGGATATACTGATGCTTAAAATCCCACGTACCATCAATGAAACGGGCGCCACACTGGCCAACTATTACCGGGTAAATACCAATAATAGCACTGCCATTAGTGGCGAGGGTACAATTGATGCCATTGCACCCACTGGTAACGGCGAGATTGCCCATTTTAGCTGGATCAAACAGGTGGGTACTAAGGTATTTGCCCCATTTTTCTCGATCAAGAACAGATCGTTTGAAACGGATTACCCGGATTTTGCAGGTATAGCGGTTTATTCTTATCCGGCCATGCAGCTGGAAAAAGTAATTAAAGATACACGTACCAGCTTTATCGGCAGATACTTTGTAGACGGACTTGGCCTGGTCGAAAATGGGGATGTTTATGCATTTTCTTCTTCTGTAGCTGTTAATGGCGGAGTGTTAACTTCAACTAAACCTTCTGCAATTACCAGAATTAAGGCGGGTACCACTGAATTTGACCAGAGCTATTTTTACAATTTTGAAACCATTTCGGGTGGTTATGTAGTCACCAACTGGATCTATATTGGCAGCAATAATTTTATAGCCAATGTTACGCCAAAAGCAGAAAAAGGTGCTTATGTTACAGGTAAACAACTTGCTGTTGTCAATGTGGCCGATAAAACATTTAAACTGATATCTGGTACACCTGCTGCTGCAGATATTCAGACTGTCACCACCAATAACTATGCACCAAATGATGGTAAGCATGCTTATATCGGTTTTAACCTGAAAGACGGAACTACTTATGTATATAAAATAGATGCTGCAGCCGGCACAGCTGTAAAAGGACTGAAAGTAGAAGGAGGACTGATTACAGCTATCCAGCATTTACCATAA
- a CDS encoding TonB-dependent receptor, with translation MQIFTRYRYLMLIFLIFSSFYAQAQQGYTLEGIVKSGSGELLTGAGVVLQGSNKSSVTDGEGKFSIRNIPAGEYRLKVKYIGYADRIQKVTITGNTSGIQLVLKARDNDLSEVSVIGRTVVQETNRQAFNVTAVDAKKLYNTTLDISGALDRVAGIRVRESGGVGSNFNLSLNGFSGNHIRYFIDGIPMDNFGSSFQINNIPINVAERIEVYKGVVPMWLGADALGGAINIVTGDRQRNFIDAAYAYGSFNTHRTVFNTVATSKSGFTVQLNAFQNYSDNDYKVTLSTINTGVKEDIKLRRFHDNYHNETVIANVGLVDKGFADKLLLGITLGKNYKEIQTGARMEAVFGALHRRGSIVMPSLKYKKTDLIKGLDVTVNANYNLGYEQNIDTMNVRYDWYGVPKNTGTSGERGRTFAKYRNNNGLATAMVNYNISDNQSVALNNVFTTFNRKTNDLLNPANNISNLLKKTYKNVLGLGYSYNVKDRWSVNLFGKYIYQNNVNGTAATGESAIEKIGYGTAVTYYFNSSLQLKGSYELTNRMPEANEIFGDLENMDGNPALKPEKSDNINLGLIYGFSLNKIHNFSITANAIYRQSDQFIYNRLNLNQTKLVADNREGVSTWGGDAEIRYSYKDWLSAGSTFTYQFLRNLQKYEPNYSAVSPLYLDQMPNIPYLYGNADISVSLKNVGNKNNNLSIGYNLLYVHAFWLYWPSLGGKSANDAKREVPQQLAHDLNFVYSMAKGRYNIGLEAKNLTNEDLFDNFSLQKPGRGFYLNLRYFFNKNN, from the coding sequence ATGCAAATTTTTACCAGATACAGGTATTTAATGTTGATTTTCCTCATCTTCAGTAGCTTTTATGCCCAGGCACAACAAGGATATACACTTGAAGGTATTGTAAAATCTGGTAGTGGAGAACTACTCACAGGTGCAGGAGTTGTATTGCAGGGCAGCAATAAATCCTCAGTAACAGACGGAGAAGGGAAATTCAGCATCAGAAATATTCCTGCAGGTGAATACCGTTTAAAAGTGAAATATATTGGCTATGCCGATAGGATACAAAAGGTAACAATAACAGGTAATACTTCAGGTATACAGCTGGTGTTAAAAGCTAGGGACAACGACCTTTCTGAAGTCTCGGTAATCGGGCGGACCGTAGTCCAGGAAACCAACAGGCAGGCCTTTAATGTAACGGCTGTTGATGCTAAAAAACTATACAACACTACACTGGATATTTCTGGTGCACTGGATAGGGTTGCCGGTATACGTGTAAGGGAATCTGGTGGGGTAGGGTCTAACTTTAACCTTTCTTTAAATGGTTTTTCAGGAAATCACATCAGGTATTTTATTGATGGAATCCCGATGGATAACTTTGGCAGCTCTTTTCAGATCAATAATATTCCCATTAATGTCGCAGAACGCATAGAAGTTTACAAAGGGGTAGTACCCATGTGGCTTGGCGCTGATGCGCTTGGTGGGGCCATCAATATAGTAACGGGCGACCGTCAGCGCAATTTTATAGATGCTGCTTATGCGTATGGTTCTTTTAATACGCACAGGACTGTTTTCAATACGGTTGCCACAAGTAAAAGTGGCTTTACTGTACAATTGAATGCTTTTCAAAACTATTCCGACAATGATTATAAGGTAACGCTCTCTACTATAAATACGGGTGTAAAGGAAGACATCAAATTGAGAAGATTTCATGATAACTATCACAATGAAACAGTGATTGCAAACGTCGGACTGGTAGATAAAGGCTTTGCTGATAAATTATTGTTGGGCATTACATTGGGTAAAAATTATAAGGAAATACAAACCGGCGCACGCATGGAAGCTGTATTTGGTGCTTTACACAGACGTGGAAGTATTGTAATGCCTTCTTTGAAGTATAAAAAAACAGACCTGATTAAAGGCCTGGATGTTACGGTGAATGCCAACTACAATTTGGGGTATGAACAGAATATTGATACCATGAATGTAAGGTACGATTGGTATGGCGTACCTAAAAATACAGGTACCAGTGGAGAGCGTGGAAGAACTTTTGCTAAATACAGAAACAATAATGGTTTAGCCACTGCTATGGTCAATTATAACATCAGCGACAACCAGTCGGTGGCCCTGAACAATGTTTTTACTACTTTCAACCGTAAGACCAACGACCTGCTGAACCCGGCAAACAATATCAGTAACCTGCTTAAAAAGACCTATAAGAACGTACTCGGGCTAGGCTATAGTTATAATGTGAAAGACAGGTGGAGTGTCAACTTATTTGGAAAATACATTTATCAGAACAATGTTAACGGAACTGCCGCTACAGGAGAGTCGGCCATAGAAAAAATAGGATACGGTACAGCAGTCACTTATTATTTCAATTCAAGTTTACAACTTAAAGGTTCTTATGAACTCACAAACCGTATGCCTGAAGCCAACGAGATATTTGGCGACCTGGAAAATATGGATGGCAACCCTGCCTTGAAACCTGAAAAAAGTGACAACATCAACCTTGGCCTTATTTATGGCTTTTCATTAAATAAAATACACAATTTTTCCATTACCGCCAATGCAATTTACAGGCAATCGGACCAATTTATTTACAATAGACTAAACCTGAACCAGACCAAACTGGTGGCCGATAACCGGGAAGGAGTAAGCACCTGGGGGGGAGATGCTGAGATCAGATATTCCTATAAAGACTGGCTCTCAGCCGGATCTACGTTTACTTATCAGTTTCTGCGCAATCTTCAGAAATATGAACCCAATTATAGTGCTGTAAGCCCATTGTATTTAGATCAGATGCCGAATATTCCGTATTTATATGGAAATGCAGACATCTCTGTATCACTTAAAAATGTTGGAAATAAGAACAATAACCTGAGCATTGGTTATAATTTATTGTATGTACATGCTTTTTGGCTGTACTGGCCCAGCCTGGGTGGAAAAAGTGCAAATGATGCAAAACGGGAAGTTCCCCAGCAGCTTGCACATGACCTGAACTTTGTATACAGCATGGCTAAAGGAAGGTATAATATCGGACTGGAAGCCAAAAATCTTACCAATGAAGACCTTTTTGACAATTTTAGCCTGCAAAAGCCAGGTCGCGGTTTCTACCTCAACCTAAGATATTTCTTTAACAAAAACAATTAA
- a CDS encoding helix-turn-helix domain-containing protein, with amino-acid sequence MVDIYIKDVSGNIIFREKMELSKVSELLLLVKKFTIPSSSLSGAGWTEKETDTFTAIAEMIGNELSRNFSIQELANHAGMNRTKLQAGFKQVYKKTINSFTHDLKMERAKVLLTAAQGIGLKEIAGMLGYRYTNHFSAAFKKKFGISPSTFKNNNYRN; translated from the coding sequence ATGGTAGATATTTACATTAAAGATGTTTCAGGGAACATTATTTTCAGGGAAAAGATGGAGCTCAGTAAAGTTAGCGAACTGCTGCTGCTGGTTAAGAAGTTTACCATACCGTCGTCATCCCTTTCGGGCGCAGGCTGGACAGAAAAAGAAACAGATACTTTTACCGCTATTGCCGAAATGATCGGGAACGAGCTGTCGAGAAATTTTTCCATCCAGGAGCTGGCAAACCATGCGGGCATGAACCGTACCAAGCTTCAGGCGGGCTTTAAGCAGGTATACAAAAAAACGATCAACTCATTTACGCATGATTTAAAAATGGAGCGGGCCAAAGTGCTGCTGACGGCTGCACAGGGCATTGGTTTGAAGGAAATAGCCGGTATGCTGGGCTATCGTTATACCAATCACTTCTCAGCAGCATTTAAGAAAAAATTTGGTATTTCACCTTCAACATTCAAGAACAACAATTACCGGAACTGA
- a CDS encoding sigma-54-dependent transcriptional regulator, with protein MAKLLIIDDERAIRSTLREILEYENYEVEDIDNGIDGLELIKKKKFDLVLCDIKMNKMDGMEVLEQALAYSPDLPFIMISGHGTVETAIEASKKGAFDFISKPPDLNRLLITVRNALDRGNLVTETKVLKRKVSKTRDILGSSENIGKIKETIERVAPTEARVLITGANGSGKELVARWLHEKSQRAESPLIEVNCAAIPSELIESELFGHEKGSFTSAVKQRIGKFELANGGTLFLDEIGDMSLSAQAKVLRALQEHKITRVGGEKELEVNVRVLAATNKDLLKEIEAGNFRMDLYHRLNVINIHVPHLTERTEDIPEIALNFLEEICRDYGMPVKKISDGAMTALQALPWTGNVRELHNMIERLIILSDKVITENDVIAFANPGGGTNIGAVNTANGQSGLAHGPTVDYDKFNNFQDYKDHAEREFIKFKLEKNNWNVSKTADDIEIQRSHLYSKIEKFGLKRVAE; from the coding sequence ATGGCAAAATTATTAATAATTGATGATGAAAGGGCAATAAGAAGTACGCTCCGTGAGATTTTAGAATACGAGAATTACGAGGTTGAAGATATTGACAATGGTATTGACGGACTGGAACTGATCAAAAAAAAGAAATTTGATCTTGTACTGTGCGACATTAAAATGAATAAAATGGATGGTATGGAAGTACTGGAACAGGCCCTGGCCTATAGTCCGGATCTTCCTTTCATCATGATATCTGGCCATGGTACTGTAGAAACCGCCATAGAAGCCAGCAAAAAAGGGGCGTTTGATTTTATATCTAAACCACCCGATCTGAACAGATTGTTGATTACAGTCAGAAATGCCCTGGACAGGGGTAATCTGGTTACTGAAACTAAGGTATTAAAAAGAAAAGTAAGCAAGACCAGGGACATCCTGGGCAGTTCAGAAAATATTGGAAAAATTAAAGAAACCATTGAACGTGTTGCGCCTACTGAAGCCAGGGTATTGATTACAGGTGCAAATGGTAGTGGTAAAGAGTTGGTGGCACGCTGGCTGCACGAGAAATCGCAACGTGCAGAAAGTCCGCTTATAGAAGTAAACTGTGCTGCAATCCCGTCGGAACTGATAGAAAGTGAACTATTTGGTCATGAAAAGGGTTCATTTACCTCTGCAGTAAAACAACGTATCGGTAAGTTTGAACTGGCCAATGGCGGCACTTTGTTTTTAGATGAGATTGGCGACATGAGCCTGTCTGCGCAGGCTAAAGTACTTCGAGCCTTACAGGAACATAAAATTACACGTGTAGGTGGAGAAAAAGAACTGGAAGTCAATGTCCGAGTACTGGCGGCGACAAATAAAGACTTGCTCAAAGAAATTGAAGCCGGAAATTTCAGAATGGACTTATACCACCGTTTAAATGTGATCAATATTCATGTTCCACATTTAACTGAGCGTACAGAGGACATCCCCGAAATTGCCTTAAACTTTCTTGAAGAAATTTGCAGGGACTACGGTATGCCGGTTAAAAAAATCAGTGATGGGGCTATGACAGCCTTACAGGCTTTGCCATGGACAGGGAATGTCCGTGAATTGCACAATATGATTGAGCGGCTGATTATTTTAAGTGATAAGGTTATTACTGAAAATGATGTAATTGCTTTTGCGAATCCTGGCGGCGGGACCAATATTGGGGCTGTAAATACGGCGAATGGCCAGTCAGGACTGGCGCATGGGCCGACAGTTGATTATGATAAATTTAATAATTTCCAGGATTATAAAGATCATGCAGAAAGGGAATTTATTAAATTCAAGCTGGAAAAAAACAACTGGAATGTATCTAAAACAGCTGATGATATTGAAATCCAGCGTAGTCACCTATACAGTAAGATTGAAAAATTCGGTTTGAAAAGGGTAGCAGAATAA
- a CDS encoding chloride channel protein: MYVRLVSYIDAINQYRKTKISNRNFLVIAALIVGILAGLAAALLKSLTHHIEDFLQTGFHWQYKYYLFFFFPFIGILLSVLYVRRFIRKGKFETGLTPILYTISKKSSKIEPHNIYSQVITAALTVGFGGSTGLEAPIVTSGGGIGSVVGRFLGLSYRETTMLLACGAAAGIAGAFNSPIAGIVFAIEILLPEFTIPAFIPLLLSAATAAVVARLFYNEQLFFLVTEGWKMNALIYYVLLAVLIGLFSIYFKKVNSFIKTSFYKIRNPYKKVVLGGLMLGIMVFLFPTLYGEGYITIKNLLGGNYTTLLSNSIFAEYSSLPWVIILFTVVTVFAKSAATLITLSAGGNGGIFAPSLIMGGLIGFAVAFAINTLGLAHLSVANFIVAGMAASLSAIMHAPLTGIFLIAEITGGYVLMVPLMITSAIAYLINRSKHKYSIYTQPLAERGELLSLEDKDATVLNMMKLRHLLEHDYLVLNENDLISDRLNEILQSKRNLFPVVGNEQDFKGLLYVEDLLKKGISNSDTLAVQDLMQTAPDVAVISDSLKHLLQKMEKENAWLLPVLDEQGKYLGLVSKTAIFNKYRALLSRQADYMG; encoded by the coding sequence ATGTACGTTAGATTAGTAAGTTATATAGATGCCATTAATCAGTACAGGAAAACAAAAATTTCTAACAGGAATTTCCTGGTCATAGCTGCATTGATTGTCGGTATACTGGCGGGTCTTGCAGCGGCATTACTTAAATCGCTGACACACCACATTGAAGATTTTTTGCAGACTGGTTTTCACTGGCAGTATAAGTATTATCTTTTTTTCTTCTTTCCTTTCATAGGAATTCTGCTCTCCGTATTGTATGTGCGCCGGTTTATCCGAAAAGGTAAGTTTGAAACCGGTTTAACGCCTATACTCTATACCATATCTAAAAAGTCGAGCAAAATAGAGCCACACAATATTTATTCGCAAGTGATAACCGCAGCTTTAACGGTGGGTTTTGGTGGTTCGACAGGACTGGAAGCACCCATTGTAACCAGTGGTGGTGGCATTGGTTCTGTAGTTGGTCGTTTTCTGGGCTTATCTTACAGGGAAACTACTATGCTGCTGGCCTGTGGGGCCGCGGCAGGTATTGCAGGAGCCTTTAACAGTCCCATTGCCGGGATAGTCTTTGCCATAGAGATCCTGCTGCCAGAATTTACCATTCCAGCTTTTATCCCCTTATTGCTTTCTGCGGCTACGGCAGCTGTAGTTGCCCGTTTGTTCTATAACGAGCAGCTGTTTTTTCTGGTTACAGAAGGCTGGAAGATGAATGCTTTGATCTATTACGTATTGCTGGCTGTACTGATCGGCTTGTTTTCTATTTATTTTAAAAAAGTAAACAGCTTTATTAAAACATCATTTTACAAAATTAGAAACCCCTATAAAAAAGTAGTATTGGGTGGTTTAATGCTGGGAATAATGGTCTTTTTATTTCCTACGTTATATGGGGAAGGATACATTACCATCAAAAATCTGCTGGGAGGTAATTATACTACACTGCTCAGTAACAGTATCTTTGCCGAATACAGCAGTCTGCCCTGGGTCATTATTCTCTTTACCGTCGTTACTGTTTTTGCCAAATCTGCTGCCACACTGATTACTTTAAGCGCCGGTGGTAACGGGGGAATTTTTGCTCCCAGTTTAATTATGGGTGGTTTAATTGGTTTTGCTGTCGCATTTGCAATCAATACACTCGGTCTTGCCCATTTAAGCGTGGCCAATTTTATTGTTGCAGGTATGGCCGCATCTTTAAGTGCCATTATGCATGCCCCTTTAACCGGTATCTTTTTAATTGCAGAAATTACCGGGGGCTATGTATTGATGGTTCCGTTAATGATTACTTCGGCAATTGCCTATCTGATTAACCGCAGTAAGCATAAATATTCCATTTATACACAGCCACTTGCAGAAAGAGGGGAACTGCTTTCTCTTGAAGATAAAGATGCAACTGTATTGAACATGATGAAACTGAGGCATCTTTTAGAGCATGATTACCTGGTTTTAAATGAAAATGACCTGATTTCTGACAGACTGAACGAAATATTACAATCTAAAAGAAATCTGTTCCCCGTAGTGGGGAATGAGCAGGATTTTAAGGGTTTGTTATATGTGGAAGACCTGCTTAAAAAAGGCATCAGCAATTCAGATACATTAGCCGTGCAAGACCTGATGCAAACTGCACCGGATGTAGCAGTCATTTCCGATTCTTTAAAACACCTGCTGCAAAAGATGGAAAAAGAAAATGCATGGCTGCTACCTGTATTGGATGAGCAAGGAAAATATCTTGGCCTTGTCTCAAAAACAGCCATCTTTAATAAATACAGGGCCTTGTTGAGCAGACAGGCAGATTATATGGGCTAG